A region of Verrucomicrobiota bacterium DNA encodes the following proteins:
- a CDS encoding phosphoglycerate dehydrogenase, whose amino-acid sequence MNVLICDPISPRGIAAFQARTEFKVTILDKRHSEAELLPVVAKMDAIVVRSETKITRKVVEAATRLRVVGRAGVGVDNVDVEAATERGIVVMNTPSGNTVSTAELTFAMLMSLARNIPQANASMKAGEWNRKAYSGVELHGKVLAILGMGRIGTEVAKRAQAFGMRVLAFDPFLSLARAKALQVELFESLEEVYKLADFITVHMPLTDQTKGMLDARAFSLMKRGVKILNCARGGIVNERDLLVAMDINHVAGAALDVYEVEPLPAGSPLRAHPNVVMTPHLGASTDEAQENVGIEVAEAITDYLANGAIRNAVNMPNLDAKTYAHVKPYLGLGEKLGRLLGQTAPNRCDRIVITYGGKATEVPADPISRYVLKGFLEHAGGKDVNQVNVRSLATSLGLLVEEIKSNEESDYNEWLHVAVFAGEQRFSAGGTIIGSRHLPRIVRFNKQPVEIVPEGVLFIVSNKDRPGIVGFIGSLMAKYKVNIANMSLNRDTAGGQALTVLNLDSLPPAELVEEVRKDPDITNVRVVKL is encoded by the coding sequence ATGAACGTGTTGATCTGCGACCCGATATCGCCGCGCGGCATCGCGGCTTTCCAGGCCCGGACTGAGTTCAAGGTCACCATCCTCGACAAGCGCCACTCCGAGGCGGAACTCCTCCCGGTCGTGGCGAAAATGGATGCCATCGTCGTCCGCTCCGAGACCAAGATCACCCGCAAGGTCGTCGAGGCGGCCACGCGGTTGCGCGTCGTCGGGCGCGCGGGCGTGGGCGTGGACAACGTGGACGTGGAGGCGGCGACCGAGCGTGGCATCGTGGTGATGAACACGCCGAGCGGCAACACGGTCTCCACCGCGGAACTGACGTTCGCGATGCTCATGTCGCTCGCGCGCAACATCCCGCAGGCGAACGCCTCGATGAAGGCCGGCGAGTGGAACCGCAAGGCCTACTCCGGCGTCGAACTGCACGGGAAGGTCCTCGCCATCCTCGGCATGGGACGCATCGGCACCGAGGTCGCCAAGCGGGCTCAGGCGTTCGGCATGCGCGTGCTCGCGTTCGATCCGTTCCTCTCGCTCGCCCGCGCGAAGGCGCTGCAGGTCGAGCTGTTCGAAAGCCTCGAGGAGGTTTACAAGCTCGCCGACTTCATCACCGTCCACATGCCGCTGACCGACCAGACCAAGGGCATGCTCGACGCGCGCGCCTTCTCGCTCATGAAGCGCGGCGTGAAGATTCTCAACTGCGCCCGCGGCGGGATCGTCAACGAGCGCGACCTGCTCGTCGCGATGGACATCAACCACGTCGCCGGCGCCGCGCTGGATGTTTACGAGGTGGAGCCGCTGCCCGCGGGTTCGCCGCTGCGGGCGCATCCAAACGTCGTCATGACGCCCCACCTCGGCGCGAGCACGGACGAGGCGCAGGAAAACGTCGGCATCGAGGTCGCCGAGGCGATCACCGATTACCTCGCCAACGGCGCGATCCGGAACGCGGTCAACATGCCAAACCTCGACGCGAAGACTTACGCTCACGTGAAACCCTATCTCGGCCTCGGCGAGAAACTCGGCCGCCTGCTCGGCCAGACGGCGCCCAACCGCTGCGACCGCATCGTGATCACCTACGGCGGCAAGGCAACGGAGGTGCCGGCCGACCCGATCTCGCGCTATGTCCTCAAAGGATTCCTCGAGCACGCGGGCGGCAAGGACGTCAACCAGGTCAACGTGCGCTCGCTCGCCACATCGCTCGGCCTGCTCGTCGAGGAAATCAAGTCCAACGAGGAATCGGATTACAACGAGTGGCTGCACGTGGCGGTCTTCGCGGGCGAACAGCGCTTCTCCGCGGGCGGCACGATCATCGGCTCGCGGCACCTGCCGCGCATCGTGCGGTTCAACAAGCAACCCGTCGAAATCGTCCCCGAGGGCGTCCTCTTCATCGTCTCCAACAAGGACCGGCCCGGCATCGTCGGCTTCATCGGCTCGCTCATGGCCAAATACAAGGTGAACATCGCCAACATGAGCCTCAACCGCGACACCGCCGGCGGGCAGGCGCTCACCGTGCTGAACCTGGACAGCCTGCCTCCCGCGGAACTCGTCGAGGAAGTCCGCAAGGACCCCGACATCACAAACGTTCGGGTTGTGAAACTGTAG
- a CDS encoding type II secretion system protein codes for MQAKNHSSRSCATRRPIAVSAFTLIELLVVIAIIAILAGMLLPALAKAKQKAGNITCLNNMKQMAVSWQLYSGDNDQRHVHGHYNLTNATGGTVASTLNTLAWSLGDQRDTRANPYPPYTTFRDSITNKCLEDGLLYRHVGNVKSYKCPADRRTEPTTTQPRNRSYSMNSWVSEVRVGGTGTGPWGQNSQYALFRREADFSATSPANVWVLIDEHDNGINDSWFAVDMGGSRTWLDIPSARHGGAYALNFADGHAEIFKLQQVGLFEKWGIGPNPPNFLNVQFAVQIAAQDWQKLRDVSGGQ; via the coding sequence ATGCAGGCTAAAAACCATTCATCGCGGTCATGCGCCACGCGGCGACCCATCGCCGTCTCCGCCTTTACGCTCATCGAATTGCTCGTCGTCATCGCCATCATCGCGATTCTGGCCGGGATGCTCCTCCCGGCGCTCGCGAAGGCGAAGCAGAAGGCGGGCAACATCACCTGCCTGAACAACATGAAGCAGATGGCGGTTTCATGGCAGTTGTATTCCGGCGACAACGACCAGCGGCATGTCCACGGCCATTACAACTTGACCAACGCGACCGGCGGCACGGTGGCCTCCACTCTCAACACGCTGGCTTGGAGCCTTGGCGACCAGAGGGACACGCGGGCCAATCCGTATCCGCCCTATACAACGTTCCGCGACTCGATCACCAACAAGTGCCTCGAGGACGGCCTCCTGTATCGCCACGTCGGAAACGTGAAGAGCTACAAGTGCCCTGCCGATCGCCGCACGGAACCCACCACGACCCAGCCCCGAAACCGCAGCTACTCGATGAACAGTTGGGTGTCCGAAGTCCGCGTCGGAGGCACCGGCACCGGCCCGTGGGGCCAGAACAGCCAGTACGCGCTGTTCCGGCGTGAGGCGGATTTCAGCGCGACGTCTCCCGCCAATGTCTGGGTTTTGATTGACGAACATGACAACGGAATCAACGACTCGTGGTTTGCCGTGGACATGGGCGGCAGCCGGACGTGGCTCGACATCCCGTCAGCCCGGCACGGTGGCGCTTATGCGCTGAACTTCGCCGACGGCCATGCGGAGATCTTCAAGTTGCAACAGGTCGGGCTTTTTGAGAAATGGGGCATCGGTCCCAATCCGCCCAATTTCCTCAACGTGCAGTTCGCAGTCCAGATTGCCGCGCAGGACTGGCAGAAGCTCCGCGATGTGTCAGGTGGCCAGTGA
- a CDS encoding FAD-binding protein, whose amino-acid sequence MTTDLLILGTGGAGLMAALHARWLDPSLGILLVSKGLLGKSGCTRMVQGGYNAVLDARDSVQAHFEDTVRGGGFLNDQELAWTLCEDAPRVVLELENKIGCLFDRAPDGRIHQKAFAAQTFDRTVHVGDLTGIEIMARLRDQVLALGIPCLEETRALELLTSAGGSRVCGAVLLDQRSGEFIAVRARAVLLATGAGPLMYQRAACAQEKTCDGLAAAFRAGAHLMDMEMVQFHPTGMVVPGSRLNGALLEEGLRGAGAHLFNGRGERFMERADPGRKERSTRDRVSRECFTEIAEGRGTANGAVWIDVAHLGAEFVETNFAGMRERCLRLGVDLARERIEVAPTAHFNMGGVRINRDGFTNLAGLFAAGEDAAGVHGANRLGGNGVAESTVFGARAGEAAARWVKGQSHGDIETAQVDVAVAAAGKILNPQSSILNRQSEGPFALRDELGKLMWEKAGIIRSGAGLRAALEGLAALRARVEQLRVPGPRAFNLAWQQALDLHNLLTASELIARSALLREESRGAHYRSDFPQSNDTAWLKNIVLSAGAEGPQVETAPVRTSRLAPP is encoded by the coding sequence ATGACGACCGACCTGCTCATCCTCGGCACCGGCGGCGCGGGGCTGATGGCCGCGCTGCACGCGCGCTGGCTCGACCCGTCGCTCGGCATCCTGCTTGTGAGCAAGGGACTGCTCGGCAAGTCCGGCTGCACGCGCATGGTGCAGGGCGGCTACAACGCCGTCCTCGACGCGCGCGACTCCGTGCAGGCGCACTTCGAGGACACCGTGCGCGGCGGCGGCTTCCTCAACGACCAGGAACTCGCGTGGACGCTTTGCGAGGACGCGCCGCGCGTCGTGCTCGAGCTGGAAAACAAAATCGGCTGCCTCTTCGACCGCGCGCCGGACGGCCGCATCCACCAAAAGGCCTTCGCGGCGCAGACCTTCGACCGCACCGTCCACGTCGGCGACCTGACCGGCATCGAAATCATGGCGCGCCTGCGCGACCAGGTGCTCGCGCTTGGAATCCCGTGTCTTGAAGAAACGCGCGCGCTCGAACTGCTCACCTCCGCCGGCGGGTCGCGCGTCTGTGGCGCGGTGCTGCTCGACCAGCGCAGCGGCGAGTTCATCGCGGTCCGCGCCAGGGCCGTGCTGCTCGCCACCGGCGCCGGGCCGCTCATGTATCAACGCGCCGCGTGCGCGCAGGAAAAGACCTGCGATGGCCTCGCAGCGGCTTTCCGCGCCGGCGCGCACCTGATGGACATGGAGATGGTGCAGTTCCACCCGACCGGGATGGTCGTGCCCGGCTCGCGGCTCAACGGCGCGCTGCTCGAGGAAGGCTTGCGCGGCGCGGGCGCGCATCTCTTCAACGGACGCGGCGAGCGCTTCATGGAGCGCGCGGATCCCGGGCGCAAGGAGCGCAGCACGCGCGACCGCGTGTCGCGCGAGTGCTTCACCGAGATTGCCGAGGGCCGCGGCACGGCGAACGGCGCGGTGTGGATTGACGTGGCGCATCTGGGCGCGGAGTTCGTCGAGACGAACTTCGCCGGGATGCGCGAGCGGTGCCTGCGCCTCGGCGTGGACCTCGCGCGCGAGCGCATCGAGGTCGCGCCGACGGCGCACTTCAACATGGGCGGCGTGCGCATCAACCGCGACGGCTTCACGAACCTCGCCGGACTGTTCGCCGCGGGCGAGGACGCCGCGGGCGTCCACGGCGCGAACCGGCTCGGCGGCAACGGCGTGGCTGAGAGCACGGTGTTCGGCGCGCGCGCGGGCGAAGCCGCGGCGCGGTGGGTGAAAGGTCAAAGCCACGGTGACATCGAAACCGCGCAGGTGGACGTGGCGGTTGCCGCCGCCGGGAAGATCCTCAATCCCCAATCCTCAATCCTCAATCGACAATCCGAAGGCCCCTTCGCGCTTCGCGATGAGCTCGGAAAGTTGATGTGGGAGAAGGCGGGCATCATCCGGAGCGGCGCCGGGTTGCGCGCGGCGCTCGAGGGACTTGCCGCGCTGCGAGCCCGTGTGGAGCAGCTCCGTGTGCCCGGCCCGCGCGCATTCAACCTCGCGTGGCAGCAGGCGCTCGACTTGCACAACCTGCTGACCGCCTCGGAACTGATCGCGCGAAGTGCATTGCTGCGCGAGGAAAGCCGCGGCGCGCACTACCGATCCGACTTCCCGCAATCGAATGACACGGCATGGTTGAAGAACATTGTCCTTTCGGCTGGCGCGGAAGGTCCACAAGTCGAGACAGCGCCGGTAAGGACCAGCAGGCTCGCTCCTCCTTGA
- a CDS encoding succinate dehydrogenase/fumarate reductase iron-sulfur subunit, with translation MPAVTLHLRRTGGGAPRFERHEVEVGGQASVLDALLAVQRQSAPDLAFRYSCRVGMCGSCAVVVNGRERLACAALVRTIGNELRVEPLRNLPVVRDLAADMTPFFDAYQRSLPHFHPRADLEDFHRLPHDSAEWQALNHQPQCIDCGACWSACSLVTMNPRYLGPMALNRALSLLVDPRDGAKQERLARVAGEDGAFRCHTLGNCRETCPRGISPTQSIERLKRLALGAQVRRWLARLLGKAAAQ, from the coding sequence ATGCCCGCCGTCACGCTTCACCTGCGCCGCACGGGCGGGGGCGCGCCGCGGTTCGAGCGGCACGAAGTCGAGGTCGGCGGACAAGCCAGCGTGCTGGACGCGCTCCTCGCCGTGCAGCGCCAGTCCGCGCCGGACCTTGCGTTCCGCTACTCCTGCCGCGTCGGCATGTGCGGCTCGTGCGCGGTGGTCGTGAACGGCCGCGAACGCCTCGCCTGCGCCGCGCTCGTGCGGACCATCGGGAACGAACTCCGCGTCGAACCGCTCCGCAACCTGCCCGTCGTGCGCGACCTCGCGGCCGACATGACGCCGTTCTTCGATGCGTATCAACGCTCGCTCCCGCACTTCCACCCGCGCGCAGATTTGGAGGACTTCCATCGTCTGCCGCACGACTCCGCGGAGTGGCAGGCGCTCAACCACCAGCCACAGTGCATTGACTGCGGCGCGTGCTGGTCCGCTTGCTCGCTCGTCACGATGAACCCGCGTTACCTCGGGCCCATGGCGCTGAACCGCGCCCTCTCGCTGCTCGTGGACCCGCGCGACGGTGCGAAGCAGGAACGGCTCGCCCGAGTCGCGGGCGAGGACGGCGCGTTCCGCTGCCACACGCTCGGCAACTGCCGCGAGACGTGTCCGCGCGGCATCTCGCCCACGCAGTCCATCGAGCGGCTGAAGCGGCTGGCGCTCGGCGCCCAGGTGCGGCGCTGGCTGGCCAGATTGCTTGGCAAGGCGGCGGCGCAATGA
- a CDS encoding SRPBCC family protein produces MFMTRALCGGTRRFQVQSLPRPRPLASSALIMKWFKHIVPGLVIVVALLAVIGFLLPGSYRVERSQTIAAKPDAAFTIVNNLKTWPEWTAWTVARFPDMKIEFSGPGSGAGATYQWSGKSSGSGKLQITKAEAAQLIVYDLDFEQGKHVSKGEISFAPEGDAVKVKWVNYGELGGNPMNRWFGLRMDSMMGPDLQAGLDNLKKKLEAK; encoded by the coding sequence ATGTTCATGACGCGCGCACTATGCGGAGGGACACGGCGTTTCCAAGTTCAAAGCTTGCCACGACCACGCCCGCTGGCATCCTCCGCGCTCATCATGAAATGGTTCAAGCACATCGTGCCCGGATTGGTCATCGTCGTGGCATTGCTGGCGGTCATCGGGTTCTTGTTGCCCGGCTCGTATCGCGTCGAGCGCTCGCAGACCATCGCGGCCAAGCCCGACGCCGCCTTCACCATCGTCAACAACCTCAAGACCTGGCCGGAGTGGACGGCCTGGACCGTCGCGCGATTCCCGGACATGAAGATTGAGTTTTCCGGCCCCGGGTCGGGCGCGGGCGCGACCTACCAGTGGTCCGGCAAGTCGAGCGGCAGCGGCAAGTTGCAGATCACGAAGGCCGAGGCGGCGCAATTGATCGTCTACGACCTCGACTTCGAGCAGGGCAAGCATGTGTCCAAGGGTGAGATTTCCTTCGCGCCCGAGGGCGACGCGGTGAAGGTCAAGTGGGTGAATTACGGCGAGCTCGGCGGCAACCCGATGAACCGCTGGTTCGGGCTGCGGATGGACTCGATGATGGGCCCCGACTTGCAGGCCGGCCTCGATAACTTGAAGAAAAAGCTCGAGGCGAAGTAG
- a CDS encoding esterase family protein: MNISRILSACGVAVSLAAPLQAADDYQLGEDSKPQAGVPQGAVEKFSFKASKIFPGTERDGWVYVPKQYDAAKPACLMVFQDGAGYMGTNGQFRATVVMDNLIAKKEMPVTLGVFIQPGTVPAAEAGQKARSNRSYEYDSLGDAYARFLIEELLPGVEKKWNVTKDPAGRCAVGISSGGICAFTVAWERPESFGKVISHIGSFTNIRGGHAYPSLIRKSAGPPPRDLSDTDKARWDARKKLRVFLQDGSNDLDNLHGNWPLANQDMAAALKWAKYDSDFKLGDGGHSGRHGGSILPDTMRWMWRDHAK; the protein is encoded by the coding sequence ATGAACATTTCCCGGATTCTCTCCGCGTGCGGCGTCGCCGTCTCGCTCGCCGCGCCGCTCCAAGCCGCCGATGACTATCAACTCGGCGAGGATTCGAAGCCCCAAGCCGGCGTGCCGCAAGGCGCGGTCGAGAAGTTCTCGTTCAAGGCGAGCAAGATTTTTCCCGGCACGGAGCGCGACGGGTGGGTTTATGTCCCGAAGCAATACGACGCGGCGAAACCCGCGTGCCTGATGGTGTTCCAGGACGGCGCGGGCTACATGGGCACCAACGGCCAGTTCCGCGCGACGGTGGTGATGGACAACCTCATCGCGAAAAAGGAAATGCCCGTGACCCTCGGCGTGTTCATCCAGCCCGGCACGGTGCCGGCGGCCGAGGCGGGGCAGAAGGCGCGCAGCAACCGAAGCTACGAATACGACTCGCTCGGCGACGCCTACGCGCGCTTCCTCATCGAGGAGCTGCTGCCCGGGGTGGAGAAGAAGTGGAACGTGACGAAGGATCCCGCGGGCCGCTGCGCCGTGGGCATCAGCTCGGGCGGCATCTGCGCGTTCACGGTGGCGTGGGAGCGGCCGGAGTCGTTCGGCAAGGTCATCAGCCACATCGGCAGCTTCACGAACATCCGCGGCGGGCACGCGTATCCATCGCTCATCCGCAAGTCCGCCGGCCCGCCGCCGCGCGACCTGTCCGACACGGACAAGGCGCGCTGGGACGCGCGCAAGAAACTGCGGGTGTTCCTGCAGGACGGCTCGAACGACCTGGACAACCTGCACGGCAACTGGCCGCTGGCCAACCAGGACATGGCCGCGGCGTTGAAGTGGGCGAAATACGATTCTGATTTCAAGCTCGGCGACGGCGGCCACAGCGGCAGGCACGGCGGGTCAATCCTGCCGGACACGATGCGCTGGATGTGGCGGGACCACGCGAAGTGA
- a CDS encoding Lrp/AsnC family transcriptional regulator yields the protein MSAIAVPVEFADPLNARILAVSEDQLQGFQRDPLGEIARQTGLPLDTVIERIRAMLTAGNIRRVRQTLLATNLAQGALVAWQVPQDKLDAAFDWMFQQDPFSGHVVTRSTDAATPGSSYKLWTTLKVPQGFSLRKHCEFLCTRTGAEKFVLLPAKKLFALGVGHVRRRGMEPGSRADVPAEATDVSVVALNDLEWRVLTALKREFEPEELVPDLWAARAAEAGVPPATFIEFAEEFERRKIIGRFSTFLEHVKPQSDGGRVTRFNALFHWAVPPGREMDAGREVGRHHIMTHAYWREGGPEFRNVNVMGVAHGTDKTVVLAHKSAIDAHLREAGIEVGYTNVFWGGRSEIKPSEIAPQAYRDWCATMGLEAERMRE from the coding sequence ATGAGCGCCATCGCCGTCCCCGTTGAGTTCGCCGATCCGCTGAACGCCCGCATCCTCGCGGTGAGCGAGGATCAGTTGCAGGGATTCCAGCGCGACCCGCTCGGCGAAATCGCGCGGCAGACCGGCCTGCCGCTGGACACCGTCATCGAGCGCATCCGCGCGATGCTCACCGCCGGCAACATCCGCCGCGTGCGCCAGACGCTGCTCGCCACGAACCTCGCGCAGGGCGCGCTCGTCGCCTGGCAGGTGCCGCAGGACAAACTCGACGCCGCGTTCGATTGGATGTTCCAGCAGGACCCGTTCAGCGGGCACGTTGTCACCCGCTCGACCGACGCGGCGACGCCGGGATCAAGTTACAAGCTGTGGACGACGCTGAAAGTCCCGCAGGGCTTCTCGCTGCGGAAGCACTGCGAGTTCCTCTGCACACGGACGGGCGCGGAGAAGTTCGTGCTGCTGCCTGCAAAGAAGCTGTTCGCGCTCGGTGTCGGCCATGTGCGGCGTCGCGGCATGGAACCCGGCAGCCGCGCCGACGTGCCCGCCGAGGCGACGGATGTTTCCGTGGTCGCGCTCAACGACCTCGAATGGCGCGTGCTCACCGCGCTCAAGCGCGAGTTTGAGCCGGAGGAACTCGTGCCGGACCTGTGGGCGGCGCGCGCGGCGGAAGCAGGCGTGCCGCCCGCCACGTTCATCGAGTTCGCCGAGGAGTTCGAGCGGCGCAAGATCATCGGGCGCTTCTCGACGTTCCTCGAACACGTCAAGCCGCAGAGCGACGGCGGGCGGGTGACGCGCTTCAACGCGCTCTTCCACTGGGCGGTGCCGCCGGGCCGCGAGATGGACGCGGGCCGCGAGGTGGGCCGGCATCACATCATGACCCACGCCTACTGGCGCGAGGGCGGGCCGGAATTCCGCAACGTGAACGTGATGGGCGTGGCGCACGGCACCGACAAGACGGTCGTGCTCGCGCACAAGTCGGCCATCGACGCGCACCTTCGTGAGGCGGGCATCGAGGTCGGCTACACGAACGTCTTTTGGGGCGGTCGCAGCGAAATCAAGCCCAGCGAAATCGCGCCGCAGGCGTATCGCGACTGGTGCGCGACGATGGGCCTCGAGGCTGAGCGGATGCGGGAGTAG
- a CDS encoding aminodeoxychorismate/anthranilate synthase component II, whose amino-acid sequence MVLVLDNYDSFTYNLVQYLGELGVAMQVHRNDQLTVEQARALRPERVLVSPGPCSPREAGLSNEIIREFGERQRVPVFGVCLGHQCIGHTFGADVVVNHRMMHGKTSPIRHDGRDLFEGMANPFNATRYHSLVIRRDSMPACLEVTAETDEGEIMGVRHKERPIWGVQFHPESILTENGRQIMRNFLKLQAV is encoded by the coding sequence ATGGTGCTGGTCTTGGACAACTACGATTCGTTCACCTACAACCTCGTCCAGTATCTCGGCGAACTGGGCGTGGCGATGCAGGTCCACCGCAACGACCAGCTTACCGTGGAGCAGGCGCGCGCGTTGCGGCCGGAGCGCGTGCTCGTGTCGCCGGGGCCATGCTCGCCGCGCGAGGCGGGGCTCTCGAACGAGATCATCCGCGAGTTCGGCGAGCGGCAGCGCGTGCCGGTCTTCGGCGTGTGCCTCGGGCACCAGTGCATCGGACACACATTCGGCGCGGACGTGGTGGTGAACCACCGCATGATGCACGGCAAGACCTCGCCCATCCGCCACGACGGCCGCGATCTGTTTGAGGGCATGGCGAATCCCTTTAACGCCACGCGCTACCACTCGCTCGTGATCCGGCGCGACTCGATGCCCGCGTGCCTCGAAGTGACCGCCGAGACGGACGAGGGTGAAATCATGGGCGTGCGGCACAAGGAGCGGCCGATCTGGGGCGTGCAGTTCCATCCCGAGAGCATCCTCACGGAGAACGGCAGGCAGATCATGCGGAACTTCCTGAAGCTGCAGGCGGTGTAG